The Coraliomargarita sinensis DNA segment GCGGGACCATTGGTGGCTCTAGGCATGTTGTGTGTCTCTCTCGTTTAGGTCGCTGCCGGGTCGCCCATTTTCATGTTACCCGACGAGCGTGAGTTAATGTGATCAAACGTTCGATGTAGTCGTTATGCGTAAGGCATAGCGCGCTTGAGGTCGGCGGCCTGCCCGTCAGCGACGAGCTTGCTACTACCGGCACGGCGGCGCTGCTTCACGCTTTTGTTGCGAAGGAGGTGGCGGTGGCCCGGCGTACGGCGCAGGAGCTTCCCGGTACCTGTCTTCTTGAAACGTTTGGCGATGGATTTGCGTGTTTTCTGCATGAGAAATGTGGAAAAGAGGAGGAAAACATAGCGAACGGCCCTGCTTGTAAAGGGGAAAAGCGAGAAATTTGAGCATGACTGGTGGCAAAAATCCCAAATAAAAAGCCCCAAGAATTTAATGAGAAT contains these protein-coding regions:
- the rpmI gene encoding 50S ribosomal protein L35 translates to MQKTRKSIAKRFKKTGTGKLLRRTPGHRHLLRNKSVKQRRRAGSSKLVADGQAADLKRAMPYA